The Gemmatimonadota bacterium genome includes a region encoding these proteins:
- a CDS encoding pentapeptide repeat-containing protein yields MSDEKPENKKRKWPIRWYRAIMDWQVWKDWSGWVKVIVVIWVLLPFPNMYEILQTWLPWIHSLLDEIGTLLSALSESTSSESASSESASSQEGQNQSLFDQVRASMLVIAAWYGVPFLIWRMLLADRQTQATEMQTQAADKQTEINRESHYTDLFTKAIEQLGATSQNGGPAIETRIGAIYSLERLAKDSERDYGPIIETLAAYIREHCRDPKSFDDKKLSGDELKLVQQKWEEVLSALKEEDFNGIKFDQARYEWIMSLLCNSPADRADVAAALTVLSRREQNRHWTSTSENETQPDFTGANFQGATLWNKSEGLAREGTNLRLARLEGAGLWEANLEDAELMGAKLSGANLIAAKFKGADLSEAKLVGANLINSKIVKVNLIGADLKGANLTRADIKEDTMLKVAKLESAKFCGAVFCNVNLEGANFRDANLGGAVFNETNLSGALLAGVDLRDSNGLTTEMLQEAFGDENTSLPNGVTPPEHWGSEQEAIEKWQAFCEGEGFPVTL; encoded by the coding sequence ATGAGTGATGAGAAGCCTGAAAACAAAAAAAGAAAATGGCCGATTCGTTGGTACCGCGCTATTATGGATTGGCAAGTTTGGAAGGATTGGTCTGGCTGGGTCAAGGTCATTGTCGTTATCTGGGTTCTATTGCCGTTTCCTAATATGTACGAAATCCTACAAACTTGGCTGCCCTGGATCCATTCTCTCTTGGACGAAATTGGGACCCTTCTCTCCGCATTGTCTGAATCTACATCGTCTGAATCTGCATCGTCTGAATCTGCATCGTCTCAAGAGGGTCAAAATCAAAGTTTATTCGATCAAGTGCGGGCAAGCATGTTGGTCATCGCGGCCTGGTATGGCGTGCCTTTTCTGATCTGGCGCATGTTACTCGCGGACCGGCAGACCCAAGCCACGGAAATGCAGACCCAAGCCGCAGACAAGCAGACGGAGATCAATCGCGAGAGCCACTACACCGATCTTTTCACCAAAGCGATAGAACAACTTGGCGCAACCAGTCAGAACGGAGGGCCTGCTATTGAGACGCGGATCGGAGCAATCTATTCCTTGGAGCGGCTTGCAAAGGACAGCGAGCGCGATTATGGTCCCATCATTGAAACACTCGCCGCCTATATCCGCGAGCATTGTCGCGATCCGAAATCTTTTGATGATAAGAAATTGAGCGGAGATGAATTGAAGCTGGTGCAGCAGAAGTGGGAGGAGGTGCTGAGTGCGTTGAAAGAAGAGGATTTTAACGGGATAAAATTTGATCAAGCGCGATATGAGTGGATTATGTCGCTGCTTTGTAATTCCCCAGCAGACCGCGCTGATGTAGCGGCGGCATTGACGGTGCTGAGCCGTCGGGAACAGAATCGGCACTGGACCAGCACGAGCGAAAATGAGACCCAACCAGACTTCACTGGAGCAAACTTTCAAGGAGCAACACTCTGGAACAAGAGCGAAGGCCTTGCACGCGAAGGTACTAATCTGAGATTGGCCCGTCTTGAGGGAGCAGGCCTCTGGGAGGCTAATCTTGAGGACGCAGAACTTATGGGAGCCAAACTATCGGGTGCGAACCTTATCGCAGCCAAATTTAAGGGCGCAGATCTTTCAGAAGCTAAATTGGTGGGTGCAAATCTTATTAACTCCAAAATAGTGAAAGTAAACCTTATTGGAGCCGACCTTAAAGGTGCGAATCTTACGAGGGCAGATATTAAAGAAGACACGATGCTTAAGGTAGCTAAACTTGAGAGTGCAAAATTTTGTGGAGCCGTTTTCTGCAATGTCAATCTTGAAGGTGCAAACTTCCGGGATGCTAATCTTGGGGGGGCAGTCTTTAATGAAACCAATCTATCGGGCGCACTTCTTGCAGGAGTCGATCTCCGAGATTCAAACGGTTTAACGACTGAGATGCTCCAAGAAGCATTTGGAGATGAAAACACGTCCCTGCCTAATGGCGTAACTCCGCCCGAACACTGGGGTAGTGAACAGGAGGCTATTGAAAAATGGCAGGCGTTTTGTGAGGGTGAGGGTTTTCCAGTTACGCTCTAA